One genomic region from Chthonomonas calidirosea T49 encodes:
- a CDS encoding DUF1326 domain-containing protein → MDKTAFMRTTLTGTSMLFLIYFVAAQPIPQTPSSKELSSNVQTWQAEGQLLESCTCNVPCPCNFGQPPSHNSCNALFVYRLDHAHYGPIVLDGLSFGGCDGPKSAVGYLDSRATPEQQAALKQLAEAVFAKGGPWAGQRKWIIASITTEITPRLFRIQFGEAGGFQAQILIGRDGKNPIVVENNTTWPVMRFAKGKTTQMSYRDALGNQMQYQNVNANLGHFVLEGSISQKPMP, encoded by the coding sequence ATGGATAAAACGGCATTTATGCGCACCACTTTGACCGGTACGAGCATGCTCTTCCTGATCTACTTTGTTGCTGCTCAACCTATACCGCAGACGCCTTCTTCAAAAGAACTGTCTTCCAACGTTCAGACTTGGCAGGCTGAGGGCCAGCTCCTTGAATCCTGCACCTGCAACGTCCCCTGTCCCTGCAATTTCGGACAGCCTCCCTCCCATAACAGCTGCAATGCACTCTTTGTCTATCGTCTCGATCACGCCCATTACGGCCCTATTGTGCTTGATGGACTTAGCTTTGGCGGCTGCGATGGCCCTAAAAGTGCTGTGGGCTATCTCGACAGCCGCGCCACACCAGAGCAACAGGCGGCTCTGAAGCAGCTGGCAGAGGCGGTTTTTGCTAAAGGAGGCCCTTGGGCGGGGCAACGGAAATGGATTATCGCTTCTATTACCACAGAAATAACCCCTCGCCTTTTCCGAATACAGTTTGGCGAAGCAGGCGGGTTCCAAGCGCAGATTCTTATTGGCAGAGATGGCAAAAATCCTATCGTTGTGGAAAACAACACCACATGGCCTGTGATGCGGTTTGCAAAGGGCAAAACAACTCAGATGAGCTACCGCGATGCCCTAGGTAACCAGATGCAGTATCAGAACGTTAATGCCAATCTAGGACACTTCGTCCTAGAGGGATCCATATCCCAAAAGCCCATGCCATGA
- a CDS encoding BlaI/MecI/CopY family transcriptional regulator, with protein MDDMELAHRRKYVGVGGDDVPSLGVLEGDILRLLWDAGEPQSSVQVYEAMHFARRREQREMQSPSTIAVTLSRMVEKGLLKVERPRRSGKGYYGPTRSRAEIVPKVLDDVCRRLTGHSIGYVLAHLSKPGSSDIEDVISALRKARDDYEASGQEEKKVVEHV; from the coding sequence ATGGACGATATGGAACTCGCTCACCGTCGCAAATACGTGGGTGTAGGCGGTGACGATGTACCTTCCCTCGGTGTGCTTGAGGGAGACATCTTGCGTCTGCTATGGGACGCCGGTGAGCCTCAATCCTCGGTGCAGGTGTACGAAGCCATGCACTTCGCCCGGCGTCGGGAGCAGCGCGAGATGCAGTCACCCTCTACTATTGCGGTGACCCTTAGCCGCATGGTCGAGAAAGGGCTGCTGAAGGTAGAGCGACCTCGCCGGAGCGGTAAAGGCTACTACGGCCCCACACGCTCACGCGCTGAGATCGTGCCGAAGGTGCTCGATGATGTGTGCCGACGTCTAACTGGCCACTCCATCGGCTATGTGCTTGCGCACCTCAGCAAGCCCGGCTCAAGCGATATTGAGGACGTTATTTCCGCGTTGCGGAAAGCTCGCGACGATTACGAGGCCTCTGGCCAAGAAGAGAAGAAGGTGGTTGAGCACGTGTAA
- a CDS encoding helix-turn-helix domain-containing protein, which translates to MNKTNETSCPETTRLTRRELEVLTLIIEGKSSKEVADLLFVSKRTIDFHLANIYNKLQVNNRVQAFRRAARLGLISFDARATR; encoded by the coding sequence ATGAACAAAACCAATGAAACCTCTTGTCCTGAAACCACGCGCTTGACCCGACGCGAGCTTGAAGTGCTTACTTTGATCATCGAAGGAAAATCGAGCAAAGAGGTGGCCGATCTGCTTTTTGTGAGCAAACGTACCATAGATTTTCATCTGGCCAACATCTACAATAAACTCCAGGTGAATAATCGCGTACAGGCCTTCCGCAGAGCAGCCCGCTTGGGGCTTATCTCCTTCGACGCTCGCGCTACCCGATAA
- a CDS encoding AI-2E family transporter encodes METEKASTLPKETVEDQHFSRNVHMDHWLRLLVVLATILLLIAFVAVVVRLLGAVKHTLLLFALGGLLAYALDPIVEWIRRRKSMSRGAAVGVVCGGFVLLMLLAAALLGTALVHQINIIVRDHNTYQQGMAADATPQQRDLAAQTYEAKIHEEIARFNDWLAARGVHYDLQRALKHPLPNSGTFTSGLFERVIKTLGDIGRTLFEAAIVGLIAIYLLVYCEEMRHRFTMALPAPLRSYAEIWQDDVNHVLGGFVRGQLLLALIIGTAAGILYLALGIRLWLLLALFVMVASLIPVIGPYIGAAPAVLAALITPESHGLTPMIRVITVIVVLIVINEVGSKILYPRLVGAALGLHEVLVLFLILSGLEVAGITGMFFAAPLTALIVTTLPQLYRFWQGLPPISLTGKARARTGELEAEHL; translated from the coding sequence ATGGAGACTGAGAAGGCATCAACGCTGCCAAAGGAGACGGTAGAGGACCAGCATTTTAGCAGAAACGTGCACATGGATCATTGGCTGCGACTGCTGGTTGTGTTAGCTACCATCCTGCTGCTGATTGCTTTCGTTGCAGTAGTGGTGCGTCTACTAGGCGCTGTTAAGCACACGCTTCTGCTGTTTGCTCTTGGGGGATTATTGGCCTATGCCCTAGACCCCATTGTGGAATGGATACGCCGTCGCAAGTCTATGTCACGTGGAGCGGCGGTAGGTGTAGTTTGCGGGGGCTTTGTTCTGTTGATGTTGCTTGCAGCAGCGCTGTTAGGTACAGCCTTGGTGCATCAGATCAATATCATTGTGCGCGACCACAACACCTATCAACAGGGTATGGCGGCCGATGCAACTCCGCAGCAGCGCGACCTAGCGGCCCAGACCTATGAAGCGAAGATTCACGAGGAGATCGCACGGTTCAATGACTGGCTAGCCGCTCGTGGGGTTCATTATGATCTGCAGAGGGCTCTCAAACATCCCCTACCTAATAGTGGTACGTTTACCAGCGGACTTTTTGAGCGAGTCATCAAGACCTTAGGAGATATTGGTCGGACGCTATTTGAGGCAGCCATTGTAGGGTTAATAGCCATCTATCTATTAGTCTATTGTGAGGAGATGCGTCACCGTTTTACCATGGCGCTTCCGGCACCGTTACGCTCTTATGCCGAGATATGGCAAGACGATGTAAACCATGTGTTGGGTGGGTTTGTACGAGGCCAGCTGCTGTTGGCGTTGATCATAGGCACTGCGGCGGGAATTTTGTACTTAGCGCTTGGCATAAGGCTGTGGCTTCTGCTGGCGCTTTTTGTGATGGTGGCCTCTCTGATTCCGGTGATAGGGCCCTACATTGGTGCCGCGCCGGCAGTTCTTGCGGCGCTCATAACGCCGGAAAGCCACGGTCTAACGCCTATGATTCGGGTTATCACGGTTATTGTAGTTCTGATCGTGATCAACGAGGTAGGTTCAAAGATCCTCTATCCACGTTTGGTAGGGGCGGCGCTTGGGCTGCATGAGGTGCTGGTGTTGTTCCTTATATTGAGTGGATTGGAGGTGGCAGGGATTACCGGCATGTTCTTTGCCGCTCCGCTCACCGCACTCATTGTGACCACGCTGCCTCAGCTCTACAGGTTTTGGCAAGGGCTGCCGCCTATCTCGTTAACTGGGAAAGCCAGGGCACGAACTGGGGAATTGGAAGCAGAACATTTGTGA
- a CDS encoding AfsR/SARP family transcriptional regulator yields the protein MQQYWYIEMLGPLRASCGDLRISRFITRKVGALLAYLAYYPNRAYSREHLASILWPDTDFAQASPRLRQAIAALRRQMEPPGLLPDTILLTAGGRLTLQINSTLVHTDVDEFQNLLKLAQSAPNVNISCDLLEQAVRLYKAELLTGYDEEWIFVEREHLSEAVLGALHRLAELYTQQNDLQSAYTAACRIVEIDPLNEKGHLTLMRLLIASKLPDKALAHYQTMASTWRQQLGELPSAAARKLADHAQEMLATGQTQEPSVFLLSPSSDKLKAPVKPPQSSFPRNAPALEPLYIMPARLNRFFGREEELAHLETVLNPNEEPPHLITLLGPGGCGKTRLALEAAEHIHKRYLVSVCHVPLTEIRDPSVLPNVLAQTLRLPVASQQSPLESLYSQYREHALLLVLDNCEQLLAEQAEQIRSFLYELFDRLPLLKCLATSRQPIGLEGEERYGVGPLPIPIALFAPSPEELASYPSIQLFVDRAQAVKPDFQLTQRTALPIYTIVQKLEGIPLALELAASWSTQLSLQQIVQRLDNPLDILITRRRIPTIRHSALQTALAWSLELLSESQKEFFIKLSVFHGGFTAKACSAILNSPDAESMLNELAERSLLSLSETPAGETRYTLLEIMREFALTYLSPQQIHALSLRHAQFYFQFAKESIPLLAGPQRLMIQAALEAETDNFRATLEWTIANSAELAANIGAVLWYYWLVTNSFTEGRKWLQQILAVMPPNADPHIRLRILSGLGLLAKHQADYTEAASFYQIALTEATQTGDLRAQAEAYGQIGALAYEQGKLDDAQTAYAVSLQLWQQLENHQLIATTLNNIALIAQEQERYDEAVKLLEQSLQTKRTLGDHQGVIDSLNNLALVAYDRGHFETARLIFEDALAKARELKSPYVEAIILNNLSNTLLALGQPAKARAYQAKSLQTRCALQDKRGLAYSFESCAWLAVSWKRAELAAKLLGAAEALRQQIGAPLLPSDRKRVAHIRHQVQSQLSNQQFDAYHTIGRSLNIEQTLSLTEELLGALGKLSISTDSPESK from the coding sequence TTGCAACAATATTGGTATATCGAGATGCTAGGGCCGCTAAGAGCATCCTGTGGTGACCTTCGAATATCTCGTTTCATAACGCGCAAGGTCGGTGCCCTTCTTGCCTATCTTGCCTATTACCCGAATCGCGCCTATTCGCGCGAACATTTAGCCAGCATTCTTTGGCCCGATACGGACTTTGCCCAGGCAAGCCCGCGCCTGCGACAAGCTATCGCGGCCCTACGCCGTCAGATGGAACCGCCTGGCCTGCTGCCAGATACAATTCTCCTGACTGCCGGCGGTCGTCTCACCCTTCAGATAAACTCCACACTTGTGCACACGGACGTGGATGAATTTCAAAATCTTCTTAAGCTGGCCCAAAGTGCTCCAAATGTCAACATCAGCTGTGACCTTCTAGAACAAGCGGTTAGGCTATATAAGGCAGAGCTATTAACCGGTTACGACGAAGAGTGGATTTTTGTCGAACGTGAGCACCTCTCGGAAGCTGTTTTGGGGGCGCTCCACCGTCTGGCTGAGCTCTACACACAACAAAACGATCTTCAAAGTGCGTACACTGCAGCTTGTCGCATCGTAGAGATAGATCCCCTCAATGAAAAGGGTCACCTCACTCTTATGCGTCTGCTTATCGCTTCAAAGTTACCGGACAAAGCCCTGGCACATTATCAGACGATGGCCTCTACCTGGCGTCAACAGCTAGGTGAACTGCCGTCAGCTGCCGCGCGTAAACTGGCTGACCACGCACAAGAGATGCTCGCCACAGGACAAACCCAAGAGCCAAGCGTTTTCCTTCTCTCCCCCTCCTCGGATAAGCTAAAAGCACCCGTTAAACCACCTCAGTCATCGTTTCCTAGAAACGCTCCCGCACTAGAACCCCTTTACATTATGCCGGCCCGTCTCAATCGCTTCTTTGGTAGAGAGGAGGAGCTCGCTCATCTAGAAACCGTGCTAAACCCTAACGAGGAGCCTCCTCACCTCATTACTTTGCTAGGGCCGGGCGGTTGTGGAAAGACGCGCCTAGCTCTCGAAGCAGCGGAACATATCCATAAGCGCTACCTCGTCTCTGTCTGCCATGTACCCCTAACGGAAATTCGAGATCCTTCTGTACTCCCAAACGTGCTCGCCCAAACCCTTCGCTTGCCCGTCGCTTCTCAACAGTCCCCTTTAGAGTCCCTGTACTCACAATATCGTGAACACGCTCTCCTTCTCGTCCTTGACAACTGTGAACAGCTTTTAGCGGAGCAGGCAGAACAGATTCGTAGCTTCCTTTACGAGCTTTTCGATCGGCTTCCCCTCCTCAAATGTCTTGCCACCTCTCGCCAACCCATTGGGCTTGAGGGCGAAGAGCGCTACGGTGTTGGGCCGTTACCTATTCCAATAGCCCTGTTCGCGCCTTCTCCCGAAGAGCTTGCTTCCTATCCTAGTATCCAGCTTTTTGTGGATCGGGCGCAGGCGGTCAAGCCAGACTTCCAATTAACCCAACGAACGGCCCTACCGATTTACACCATTGTTCAGAAACTCGAAGGCATTCCGCTGGCTTTAGAGCTAGCCGCTTCTTGGTCAACACAACTCTCCCTACAGCAGATCGTACAGCGCTTAGATAACCCCTTAGACATCCTAATAACTCGCCGCCGAATCCCTACAATACGCCATAGTGCCCTACAGACAGCCCTCGCGTGGAGTTTGGAGCTTCTCTCAGAAAGTCAAAAAGAGTTCTTTATAAAACTATCTGTTTTTCACGGGGGTTTCACTGCCAAAGCATGCTCTGCTATTTTGAACAGCCCAGATGCAGAGTCGATGCTAAACGAACTTGCCGAGCGCTCCCTCCTTTCGCTTAGTGAGACCCCAGCGGGTGAAACGCGCTATACCCTCCTTGAGATCATGCGTGAGTTTGCCTTAACGTACCTCTCTCCTCAGCAGATTCACGCTCTCTCTTTGCGCCATGCTCAGTTCTATTTCCAATTTGCAAAAGAGAGCATTCCGTTGTTAGCTGGTCCACAGCGTCTCATGATACAGGCCGCTTTAGAGGCGGAAACCGACAATTTTCGTGCCACGTTGGAATGGACCATCGCAAATAGCGCAGAACTTGCCGCTAATATCGGCGCAGTCCTGTGGTACTATTGGCTGGTGACGAACTCGTTCACAGAAGGTCGTAAATGGCTCCAGCAGATACTTGCCGTTATGCCTCCCAATGCCGATCCGCATATCCGACTGCGCATCCTGTCTGGCCTTGGACTTCTTGCCAAACATCAAGCCGACTACACAGAGGCCGCCTCCTTTTACCAGATCGCCCTCACCGAAGCTACTCAAACAGGAGACCTTCGCGCTCAAGCAGAAGCCTATGGGCAGATCGGAGCTTTAGCTTATGAACAAGGAAAATTAGACGACGCGCAAACAGCCTATGCTGTTTCGCTTCAACTCTGGCAGCAACTCGAGAATCATCAGTTGATCGCCACCACCCTCAACAACATCGCCCTTATTGCTCAAGAACAGGAACGATACGACGAGGCCGTTAAGCTGCTGGAGCAGAGCTTGCAAACCAAACGCACGCTAGGTGACCATCAAGGAGTGATCGACTCGCTCAACAATTTGGCGCTTGTCGCCTATGATCGGGGCCATTTTGAAACAGCCCGCCTCATCTTCGAGGATGCCCTTGCAAAAGCGCGTGAGTTAAAGAGTCCATACGTTGAGGCCATTATCCTTAACAACCTCAGCAACACGCTGCTTGCTTTGGGACAACCTGCTAAAGCGCGAGCCTATCAGGCAAAAAGCTTGCAGACTCGCTGTGCTCTCCAAGATAAGCGGGGACTAGCCTACTCCTTCGAGAGCTGTGCCTGGCTCGCTGTTAGCTGGAAACGCGCTGAACTAGCCGCAAAACTGTTGGGAGCCGCAGAGGCCCTGCGCCAACAGATCGGTGCTCCCCTGCTTCCATCCGACCGCAAACGAGTCGCGCATATCCGCCATCAAGTCCAGTCACAGCTCTCCAACCAGCAGTTTGACGCCTACCACACTATCGGACGTTCGTTGAATATAGAGCAAACACTTTCCCTAACAGAGGAGCTACTAGGAGCACTTGGAAAACTATCTATCTCAACAGATTCACCGGAATCTAAGTAA
- a CDS encoding FliA/WhiG family RNA polymerase sigma factor translates to MGEVPTSALWRALKEEGSQEAREALIQRYAHLVTITAGRLFGPLPAGIEKDDLISAGAIGLIKAVDQFDPSRGIKFETYAITLIRGAILEMLRSDDWVPRLVRDQQKQLKQAYMRLESRLGRPATEEEVAEELGITLDQLDKLFTNIGRTTLLSLDDLRIGTEQQRLADLLPAEGPSPLEAVTIRERKRVLAAAVERLPEREKLVMSLYYKEGLTFKEIGMVLSVSESRAYQLHAQAVTRLRSYLEQEAELFT, encoded by the coding sequence ATGGGCGAAGTTCCTACGTCCGCGCTTTGGCGTGCGTTGAAAGAAGAGGGCAGCCAAGAGGCGCGGGAAGCTCTCATTCAGCGCTACGCGCACCTCGTTACAATTACGGCGGGGCGTCTTTTCGGTCCTTTACCGGCAGGGATCGAGAAAGACGATCTCATTAGTGCCGGAGCGATTGGCCTCATCAAGGCGGTAGATCAGTTCGATCCTAGCCGAGGCATCAAGTTTGAAACCTATGCGATCACCCTTATTCGAGGTGCCATTCTTGAAATGCTCCGCAGCGATGATTGGGTACCTCGACTAGTGCGCGACCAGCAAAAGCAGCTCAAACAGGCCTACATGCGGTTAGAGAGCCGCTTGGGGCGTCCGGCCACAGAAGAAGAGGTGGCTGAAGAGCTTGGCATTACGCTGGATCAGCTCGATAAGTTGTTTACCAACATCGGTAGAACCACCCTTCTTTCCCTAGACGATCTGAGAATAGGCACCGAGCAGCAGCGCCTAGCGGATCTCTTGCCAGCCGAAGGACCCAGCCCGCTTGAGGCGGTAACCATCCGGGAGCGCAAGCGCGTTCTCGCGGCCGCCGTGGAACGGTTGCCGGAACGGGAAAAGCTTGTGATGTCGCTCTACTATAAGGAGGGACTTACGTTCAAGGAGATCGGTATGGTGCTTTCTGTCTCCGAATCACGTGCCTACCAGTTACATGCCCAGGCTGTGACACGACTGCGGAGCTATTTGGAGCAAGAGGCGGAGCTTTTTACTTAG
- a CDS encoding nitrite/sulfite reductase, with protein sequence MAKADVEAIKKAKDGLDVWDDIFRYAKLGYDAIPPDDLQRFRWYGIYPQKPNVGHFMLRVKVPGGDLNVEQLRTIASITRDFARGFADITTRQNFQFHWLTIQDLPTVFERLHAVGLTTTGACGDITRNIAGCPVSGLDPQELYDTRPLIREVTNYFLGNKEFSDLPRKYKIVISGCSIHCAQPQINDVGLQAVRRFHRGKSEVGFHLYVGGGLSTQPHFAKKLDVFIKPEQVLEVCIAVTKIFRDDGYRQRRNHARLKFLVADWGPERFREELIKRLGWTPEPAVPVLEPIGPVQQDHLGVHRQKQADRYWVGTSVLTGRVTDAQLFAAADIAERYCEGNIRTTNQQNLLFPNIKFEDLNAAIQAIQEAGFLVEASEFHKGAVCCTGNEFCNLAITETKHRLREIISYLESRMVWDEPIRIHLNGCPNSCGQHHIGDIGLQGCLARLNDGTQVEAYDVCLGGRLGGDAKFVRPISRKVPADKVKYAIENLLVSFRCTRKEGESFGQWVDRHTNEELAEFLGLHLLAQDDPTWTPPPPRAHAPVEVE encoded by the coding sequence ATGGCGAAGGCCGATGTGGAAGCGATCAAGAAGGCTAAAGACGGTTTGGACGTTTGGGACGATATTTTTCGCTACGCCAAACTCGGCTACGATGCTATTCCACCAGACGATCTGCAGCGTTTTCGATGGTATGGCATCTACCCGCAAAAACCGAATGTTGGCCATTTCATGTTGCGCGTGAAGGTACCTGGTGGAGATTTAAATGTTGAGCAGCTTCGCACCATTGCCTCCATCACGCGCGATTTTGCACGTGGCTTTGCGGACATAACAACGCGCCAAAATTTCCAGTTTCACTGGCTAACCATCCAGGACCTGCCCACTGTTTTTGAGCGCCTCCATGCGGTTGGGCTTACCACTACAGGGGCGTGTGGCGACATTACGCGCAATATTGCTGGGTGCCCCGTATCGGGTTTGGACCCACAAGAGCTTTATGACACTCGCCCTCTCATTCGAGAGGTCACCAACTACTTTTTAGGCAACAAAGAGTTCTCGGATCTGCCCCGCAAGTACAAGATCGTTATATCGGGCTGTTCCATTCACTGTGCCCAGCCTCAGATTAACGATGTGGGCTTGCAGGCCGTACGTCGCTTTCACAGAGGTAAGTCGGAGGTTGGTTTTCACCTGTATGTCGGTGGAGGACTTTCCACCCAACCGCATTTCGCCAAAAAGCTTGATGTTTTCATCAAGCCAGAGCAGGTGCTTGAGGTCTGTATTGCCGTTACCAAAATCTTTCGTGATGATGGCTATCGGCAGCGCCGCAACCATGCTCGTTTGAAGTTCCTTGTGGCCGATTGGGGGCCAGAGCGGTTCAGAGAGGAGTTGATCAAGCGTCTCGGATGGACTCCAGAACCTGCTGTGCCCGTGTTGGAACCTATTGGCCCGGTGCAGCAGGACCACTTAGGAGTTCACCGTCAGAAGCAGGCCGATCGCTACTGGGTCGGCACCTCTGTTCTTACCGGTCGGGTTACCGATGCACAGCTGTTTGCCGCAGCCGACATTGCCGAACGTTATTGTGAGGGAAACATTCGCACAACCAACCAACAGAACTTGCTCTTCCCTAACATCAAGTTCGAAGATTTAAATGCCGCGATACAGGCCATCCAAGAGGCTGGTTTCCTGGTGGAAGCCTCCGAGTTTCATAAGGGAGCGGTATGTTGTACCGGTAATGAGTTTTGCAACCTGGCCATTACAGAGACGAAACATCGCCTTCGGGAGATCATCTCCTACCTGGAGAGCCGCATGGTGTGGGATGAACCGATACGTATTCATCTTAACGGTTGTCCAAATTCGTGTGGACAGCACCATATCGGCGACATTGGCTTGCAGGGCTGTTTAGCGCGTCTAAACGATGGGACACAGGTAGAAGCCTACGATGTGTGTCTTGGTGGCAGACTGGGGGGCGACGCAAAATTCGTTCGCCCTATATCACGGAAAGTGCCGGCGGATAAAGTGAAGTACGCTATTGAGAACCTCTTGGTAAGCTTCCGATGCACGCGCAAGGAAGGGGAGAGCTTTGGACAGTGGGTGGATAGGCACACGAACGAGGAACTGGCCGAGTTCCTGGGCCTACACCTTTTAGCCCAAGACGATCCCACGTGGACTCCGCCGCCTCCGCGCGCTCATGCCCCTGTGGAAGTTGAGTAG
- a CDS encoding prolyl oligopeptidase family serine peptidase, with protein MHKAFSSKSLYFLWLLPMLGCPLVAKAEGLAITQAFTLSAVGHYGRSIVHTDALEAEIVAGKPIKPTVGEAVTLPDGSVKVWQQASVDKKGILSQKELRGGYADLVVECQKHQIAILSAMGDAMVYVNGIPFPGDPYEIGIVHLPIELQPGRNDLLFLCTSDTLKVQLTSPRSPVMLDPSDTTLPDLIVGRKATIWGALVLLNATEREQKGLWLAVSVGHGKVVETMVPTLSPLSVRKVGFRIVASAFAQDGKVPLSVTLLAKDGRTVLDKTSLSLRIRQPYQTYKVTFRSGIDGSVQYYAVNPANPLPGQKALPALVLTLHGAGVEAIGQADAYESKSWATLVAPTNRRPFGFDWEDWGRMDALEVLAHAERTLPYDPERVYLTGHSMGGHGTWQIGAWFPDKFAAIGPCSGWCSFFSYVHLPRYPDDPRIGTMLNRANNVSDTLLLGHNYAQEGVYILHGADDTTVPVTEARNMAKYLSTFHKDYRYHEQPGVGHWWDISPEPGADCEDWAPLFDFFAHHALPPVDGVRRISFTTLNPGISSWDEWLAIEQQQHALEPSSVQMQVNPGLRQFVGTTDNVACLCLALDKVLPPSKAVTVELDDQKLESIPWPLGGKLFLYRSTTRWYVGKAPALTDKNPLRYGPFKEAFSHNMVFVYGTHGTPEENALLYAKARFDAETFWYRGNGSVDVVPDTEFQTSAEPNRSVILYGNAQTNRAWQALLGDSPLQVTEGEVRMGEHVWKGDDLACLFVRPRPGSAVASVAVFAATGSVGLRLLQRLPVFLSGVAWPDATVLSAQMLTEGLRGVLAAGYFGNDWGLADGDIFILFPHP; from the coding sequence ATGCACAAAGCATTTTCCTCGAAATCGCTCTATTTTCTTTGGTTGCTTCCTATGCTTGGCTGCCCACTTGTGGCTAAAGCAGAAGGCCTGGCGATCACTCAGGCATTTACACTAAGCGCTGTTGGCCATTATGGGCGCTCGATTGTGCATACCGATGCGCTCGAAGCGGAGATTGTAGCAGGTAAGCCTATAAAGCCGACAGTAGGAGAAGCTGTCACTTTACCAGATGGCTCGGTAAAGGTTTGGCAGCAGGCCTCTGTAGACAAGAAGGGTATTTTGTCCCAAAAAGAGCTTCGAGGTGGCTATGCCGACCTCGTGGTAGAGTGTCAAAAACATCAGATCGCCATCCTCTCAGCAATGGGAGACGCTATGGTCTATGTGAACGGCATTCCTTTCCCTGGTGATCCTTACGAGATCGGAATCGTGCACCTGCCGATTGAGCTGCAGCCTGGACGGAACGACCTGCTTTTCCTTTGCACGAGCGACACGCTGAAGGTTCAGCTCACGTCACCTCGTTCGCCGGTGATGCTCGACCCCTCCGATACCACCTTGCCCGATCTCATCGTTGGGCGCAAAGCCACGATATGGGGCGCTTTGGTGTTACTAAATGCAACCGAGCGAGAGCAAAAGGGCCTTTGGTTAGCCGTTTCGGTTGGGCACGGAAAGGTCGTTGAAACGATGGTACCAACGCTATCGCCGCTGAGCGTCCGCAAGGTGGGGTTTCGAATAGTGGCATCGGCGTTCGCACAGGATGGGAAAGTACCATTAAGCGTGACATTGCTGGCAAAGGATGGCCGGACGGTGCTGGATAAAACATCACTTTCTCTAAGGATACGTCAGCCCTATCAAACCTATAAAGTTACCTTTCGCAGCGGCATTGATGGCAGTGTGCAGTACTATGCCGTGAACCCTGCAAACCCTCTTCCGGGGCAGAAAGCTTTGCCGGCGTTGGTGTTGACTTTGCATGGGGCTGGTGTGGAGGCGATCGGTCAGGCGGATGCCTACGAGTCAAAGTCCTGGGCGACGTTGGTAGCACCTACGAACCGTCGCCCGTTTGGCTTTGACTGGGAAGATTGGGGGCGCATGGATGCGCTAGAGGTGTTGGCTCATGCGGAGCGAACGCTACCGTACGATCCGGAGCGTGTCTATTTAACCGGACACTCTATGGGCGGGCACGGCACATGGCAGATCGGTGCCTGGTTCCCAGACAAGTTTGCCGCCATAGGGCCTTGCTCGGGGTGGTGCAGCTTTTTTAGCTATGTCCATTTACCACGTTATCCAGACGATCCCCGCATCGGTACTATGTTGAACCGGGCCAACAACGTGAGCGACACGCTGTTACTAGGTCATAATTACGCTCAGGAGGGCGTCTATATTCTGCATGGCGCAGATGATACGACGGTGCCGGTAACCGAAGCTCGGAATATGGCAAAGTATCTCTCTACATTTCATAAAGACTACCGCTATCACGAGCAACCTGGGGTCGGACATTGGTGGGATATTTCACCAGAGCCGGGGGCTGACTGCGAGGATTGGGCTCCGCTGTTCGACTTTTTTGCCCATCATGCGTTGCCGCCGGTAGATGGGGTTCGGCGTATTTCGTTTACCACCCTCAATCCGGGTATTTCGTCTTGGGATGAATGGCTAGCGATTGAGCAACAGCAGCACGCCTTAGAGCCTTCATCGGTGCAGATGCAGGTAAACCCTGGTCTGCGGCAGTTTGTAGGTACGACCGACAACGTGGCCTGCCTCTGTTTAGCACTTGATAAGGTTTTGCCTCCTAGCAAAGCGGTGACGGTGGAGTTGGACGATCAGAAGCTGGAATCGATTCCGTGGCCTTTAGGGGGCAAGCTTTTCCTCTATCGTTCTACAACCCGGTGGTATGTTGGAAAGGCGCCGGCACTTACCGACAAAAACCCTCTGCGCTACGGGCCTTTTAAGGAGGCCTTCTCTCACAACATGGTTTTCGTCTATGGAACGCACGGAACGCCGGAGGAGAACGCCTTGCTTTATGCCAAGGCGCGATTTGATGCGGAAACGTTTTGGTACCGAGGAAACGGCTCGGTGGATGTGGTGCCGGACACGGAGTTTCAAACCTCTGCCGAGCCCAACCGCAGCGTGATTCTCTATGGGAACGCGCAGACCAATCGCGCTTGGCAAGCGCTGTTAGGGGATAGCCCTCTTCAAGTAACGGAGGGTGAGGTACGCATGGGAGAGCACGTTTGGAAAGGCGATGATCTGGCTTGCCTGTTTGTGAGGCCGCGTCCTGGCAGTGCGGTGGCCTCGGTAGCCGTTTTTGCTGCCACGGGCTCTGTTGGCTTGCGGCTTTTGCAGAGGCTGCCTGTTTTTCTTTCTGGGGTTGCTTGGCCGGATGCTACCGTGCTGAGTGCGCAAATGCTTACGGAGGGGTTGAGGGGTGTGCTGGCCGCCGGCTATTTCGGTAACGACTGGGGCCTTGCCGATGGAGACATCTTTATCCTTTTCCCCCACCCCTGA